From Methanomassiliicoccales archaeon LGM-RCC1, one genomic window encodes:
- a CDS encoding NADH-quinone oxidoreductase subunit N, with the protein MVAEIITSIFGDLTPLAAMIVLVIAALVMPGIQMFGKKHTATWAIAMIFVIFAMFIDMCLLVDGYVGYYLGVYFDEYSSIMGLLFLIVLFLVVLVSNSSVETTRNHAGAYYSLLFGATTGMLFVTTSYDLLTIFVGVELTSISSYAMVALKRKDGRSAEAAVKYAIIGGMSTALTLYGISMIYGIAQTTETYALAEFVAYNTEFNWAFMIGIICMIAGYGFKIAAVPFHMWAPDVYEGAASPVSMFLATGSKKMGIAVFIQVFLVMFIGAATLGTIYGEVAQYIFAIIAAFTMTVGNIVAIAQNNIKRMLAYSSIAQAGYILIIMAVMTPEAMAAGMFHMFTHVFMKGGAFLIVGALICAGIGEKISDYRGLAKRAPFLAAAMMLFLFSLAGIPPLAGFTSKFFLFASALGTPGDASGEWVWLAFVAVLNSAISLYYYARVVKAMYIEKGESTEKFKIPAAFTVAIVICLIFVVVLGVYPDLLYGFCEAASWTI; encoded by the coding sequence ATGGTAGCTGAGATCATAACATCGATATTCGGTGACCTTACACCTCTCGCAGCCATGATCGTATTGGTCATAGCAGCACTCGTGATGCCCGGCATCCAGATGTTCGGAAAGAAGCACACTGCAACATGGGCAATCGCCATGATCTTCGTCATCTTCGCGATGTTCATCGACATGTGCCTCCTTGTCGACGGCTACGTCGGCTACTATCTTGGCGTGTACTTCGACGAGTACAGCTCGATCATGGGACTCCTGTTCCTGATCGTCCTGTTCCTCGTAGTGCTTGTCTCCAACTCAAGCGTTGAGACAACCAGGAACCATGCCGGAGCATACTACTCGCTGCTCTTCGGTGCAACGACCGGTATGCTGTTCGTTACGACATCCTACGATCTGCTGACCATCTTCGTCGGAGTCGAGCTGACCAGTATCTCCTCGTATGCAATGGTTGCATTGAAGAGGAAGGACGGAAGGTCCGCAGAGGCAGCTGTGAAGTACGCCATCATAGGCGGTATGTCCACTGCACTGACCCTCTACGGAATCTCGATGATCTACGGAATCGCTCAGACGACAGAGACTTACGCACTCGCAGAGTTCGTCGCCTACAACACGGAATTCAACTGGGCCTTCATGATCGGTATCATCTGCATGATCGCAGGATACGGATTCAAGATAGCAGCAGTACCGTTCCACATGTGGGCACCCGATGTGTACGAGGGAGCAGCCTCACCTGTCTCCATGTTCCTGGCAACAGGATCCAAGAAGATGGGAATCGCTGTGTTCATCCAGGTCTTCCTGGTAATGTTCATCGGAGCGGCAACGTTAGGAACCATCTACGGAGAGGTCGCACAGTACATCTTCGCAATAATCGCAGCGTTCACGATGACGGTCGGAAACATCGTCGCCATCGCACAGAACAACATCAAGAGGATGCTCGCATACTCATCCATCGCTCAGGCAGGATACATCCTGATCATCATGGCAGTCATGACTCCTGAGGCAATGGCAGCAGGTATGTTCCACATGTTCACCCACGTGTTCATGAAGGGAGGAGCCTTCCTCATCGTCGGTGCACTCATCTGCGCCGGTATCGGTGAGAAGATCTCCGACTACAGGGGACTTGCCAAGAGGGCACCCTTCCTGGCAGCGGCCATGATGCTGTTCCTGTTCTCGCTTGCAGGTATACCCCCGCTCGCAGGATTCACTTCCAAGTTCTTCCTGTTCGCATCGGCTCTGGGAACCCCCGGAGACGCATCCGGAGAGTGGGTGTGGCTTGCATTCGTGGCAGTCCTGAACTCCGCGATCTCGCTTTACTACTACGCAAGGGTAGTCAAGGCGATGTACATCGAGAAGGGAGAGAGCACCGAGAAGTTCAAGATCCCCGCAGCATTCACCGTTGCGATCGTGATCTGTCTGATCTTCGTCGTCGTGCTCGGAGTCTACCCCGATCTCCTGTACGGATTCTGCGAGGCAGCATCCTGGACTATCTGA
- a CDS encoding NADH-quinone oxidoreductase subunit M — MSMILSSLILIPLIGAIIALLMGGSREKYSKYVAIGFSAVTLVISLLLMLGVFGDFADLSESFEWISTSTFIMNYSLTIDGLSILMVFLTALLVLLVNVFSLDEHRENNNYFYALIMAMEVGLMGVYTASDYFLFYIMWEVTLIPMYFMISWYGGPRRHYSAIKFFIYTHVASLVMLIGIFVLGYESVEPGMAVNFSFDAIKLGIANAGITIQSLIFAMLFFGFMVKMPSVPFHTWLPDAHTEAPTEGSVLLAGVMLKMGSYGIIRICIEALPDAAYVWQWVIIAIAIVSIIYGAYGCIAQTDLKKMVAFSSISHMGMVMLGIGCMSEAGITFAVFQMFAHGLITAMLFMVCGMTGHKVGTREIPFLGGLAGRMPIYATFMMIAFMASLGLPGLVGFWGEFPVIMAFYEFILENDVIWMLLFCMLSLMLTAGYYLWAMQRTLFGPETTKIDLSKVHDVAHFEFAALAVLSILVAFFGVWPDAALQYIESYSTILMGVI; from the coding sequence ATGAGTATGATTCTTTCAAGTCTGATCCTCATCCCCCTGATCGGAGCGATAATCGCTCTGCTCATGGGCGGTTCGAGGGAGAAGTACTCGAAGTACGTCGCTATCGGATTCTCCGCAGTGACGCTCGTCATTTCCCTGCTCCTTATGCTGGGAGTGTTCGGCGACTTCGCCGATCTCAGCGAGAGCTTCGAGTGGATTAGCACATCGACGTTCATCATGAACTACTCTCTGACAATCGATGGACTCAGCATCTTGATGGTCTTCCTGACCGCACTGCTGGTCCTCCTCGTCAACGTATTCTCGTTGGACGAGCACAGGGAGAACAACAACTACTTCTACGCCCTGATCATGGCGATGGAAGTCGGTCTCATGGGTGTCTACACCGCATCCGACTACTTCCTGTTCTACATCATGTGGGAGGTAACTCTCATCCCGATGTACTTCATGATCTCATGGTACGGAGGACCTCGCAGGCACTACTCTGCGATCAAGTTCTTCATCTACACACACGTAGCATCGCTGGTCATGCTGATCGGTATCTTCGTACTCGGTTACGAGTCCGTTGAGCCCGGAATGGCAGTCAACTTCTCGTTCGACGCCATCAAGCTCGGTATCGCGAATGCGGGAATCACTATTCAGTCCCTCATCTTCGCCATGCTGTTCTTCGGATTCATGGTCAAGATGCCTTCAGTACCGTTCCACACTTGGCTGCCTGACGCCCACACAGAGGCACCTACCGAGGGATCCGTCCTTCTGGCCGGTGTCATGCTGAAGATGGGATCCTACGGTATCATCCGTATCTGTATCGAGGCCCTGCCCGATGCAGCATACGTCTGGCAGTGGGTCATCATCGCGATCGCCATCGTCTCCATCATCTACGGAGCATACGGATGTATCGCACAGACAGACCTCAAGAAGATGGTTGCATTCTCATCCATCAGCCACATGGGAATGGTCATGCTCGGTATCGGATGTATGTCCGAGGCCGGAATCACATTCGCGGTCTTCCAGATGTTCGCACACGGACTCATCACCGCAATGCTGTTCATGGTCTGCGGTATGACCGGACACAAGGTCGGAACCAGAGAGATCCCCTTCCTCGGTGGACTCGCTGGAAGGATGCCTATCTATGCGACATTCATGATGATCGCGTTCATGGCATCTCTCGGACTGCCCGGACTCGTCGGATTCTGGGGAGAGTTCCCTGTCATCATGGCGTTCTATGAGTTCATCCTCGAGAACGATGTGATCTGGATGCTCCTGTTCTGTATGCTGTCCCTCATGCTGACCGCAGGATACTACCTGTGGGCAATGCAGAGGACCCTGTTCGGACCCGAGACCACAAAGATCGACCTTTCGAAGGTTCACGATGTCGCGCACTTCGAGTTCGCGGCCCTGGCGGTCCTGTCAATCCTGGTCGCATTCTTCGGAGTGTGGCCTGATGCGGCTCTCCAGTACATCGAATCCTACTCCACCATCCTTATGGGGGTGATTTGA